A genome region from SAR202 cluster bacterium includes the following:
- a CDS encoding ribosomal protein L7/L12, giving the protein EDASKDEADDIKAKLEEAGATVTVE; this is encoded by the coding sequence GAAGATGCAAGTAAAGACGAAGCTGATGATATTAAAGCTAAGCTTGAAGAAGCTGGAGCTACTGTCACTGTAGAATAA